Below is a genomic region from Nitrospirota bacterium.
TGAAGTCCGAGGTCACTTCAATGTTGAGCTGGCCTCCCGGCATCTTCACCGTGACGGGGCTTTTCACCAATCCGAGTCGGACCGCCGCACTGGCCGCGGCACAGGAGGAGGAGCCGGAGGCCTGGGTTTCACCGGCCCCCCGCTCCCAGATGAGGATGAAGAGTTCTTTCGGGCCGGTTGGCACGGCGAGTTGGACGTTCGTACGTTTCGGGAAGAGGGCATGGTTCTCGAGTGCCGGCCCTAATTTCAGGAGATCCTCCCGTGACCAGGCCTGTCCTGCTGATTTGAAGACGACGCAATGGGGATTGCCGACGCTGACACCGGTGAAGATGAGCGACTGGCCTGCGGCGTCGATGGGCTGTTCGATCAGTTCGCTGGTGGTGAGGGTGCAGGGAAGTGCCGCCGGCTGGAATGTGGCCCGACCCATTTCAACGGTCACGGCGCTGGCATCTCCATGCCGGTCGACATGCAGATCGATCGTCACGAGCCCGCCCTTGGTCTCAACGGTGAAGTGTGTTTTTTTCGTTTTGCCGGTGGCATGGAGATAGCGGGCGAAGATCCGCAGTCCGTTGCCGGACTTTTCCGCTTCACTGCCGTCTGGATTATAGATGCGCAGGCCGAAGTCCGCTTTTTTTGACGGCACCAGCGCAAGAATCCCATCGCTGCCCAAGCCCCAATTGCGGTCGCAGATGGATTTGATCCTCGATGGGCTGAGCGAGAACGAAAGTTCTTTGGGATCCATCACCACATAGTCGTTGCCCAGCCCATGTCCGCGAAAGAAACCGTTCTTCATCCTGACTCCTTTGGTATCTCATCGTTCGTAAGCGTGAAGCGGGGGAACAATACTGTGGCTGGACCGGAATCGTCAATGGGGTCAGTCGGGGCCAGGGCCTGAATCGGTGGGGCCTTCTTCACGAGCGACGAGCGACGCTTGACGAGGTTTATACGATCTTCACGCCAGGAGGCCGTTCGATGAGTTCGATCTCATAACCATCGGGGGCATCGATGAAGATGAAGCGGCTGCCGGATGACGTCTGGGTAGGGCCGTCCGTGATCGTGACGCCCCTTGCGGTGAGGGACGTGATGGTGTCGTCCATGTTCTCGACTTGAAAGGCCAGATGGACGAGGTCTTCCTGGACCTTCACCGGCCCGCTGGGAGGAAAACTCGTCAGCTCAATCAGCTCATCGCTGTTGGGAACTTTCAGGAACGCCAGTTGTGATCCGCGAGGCGAGGTCTTCCGTTCAATCACCTCGAGGCCAAGCACGGTCGTATAGAACCGGATCGTCTGATCCAGATCGCTGACACGCATGCGGGTGTGGAGGAGCTTCGTAACTTTCATGGGACCCATTATAGAAGAAGCCGTCAGCGTTCAGCACTCAGCTGTTAGCCTTCTGAGATTATAATCTGATAACTGAACGCTGAAGGCTATGCTTTTTTCTCCCTCGCCGGGCCATTGGTCTTGCGGAGCAGTATTTCGGCGCTGCCGGGGATCAGAAAGTTCGGCATGGGGCCGATTTCCTGATAGCCGTTCTTCTGGTAGAAGGCACGAGCGGTCGCATTAAAATCGGAGACGCAGGCAAAGAGGTTCTTCGTTCTGGAGAAGACGGAGCGCTCCACCTGAGCCAGGAGAGCGGCACCGATGCCCATCTTTCTTGTTCCTGGGGCCACCCCGAGTAATTCCAGGTAATCACCCAGTAAGAACTTCTCGCGAATGAGCGCCACTCCGGCGACCTTCCCATCAACCAGCGCCACGAGGCTCTCACGTCCCTGTGGCAGCGGGCAGAAGATGCGATGCCAATCCGCACTGGTATAGCCCAATGTTGTCCAAGGTTCGGAGTCCGCTAAGAGTTGTACGACGGCGTCACGGTCCTCCGCCTGCATCGGTCTGATGTCCGGCATGGTCATGGCGTCGCCTCATTACAGATCAGGAGGTCGCTCATGGTCATGGGGGTGAGGCGTCGCTCCGGCAGGAGATGTTCCTGGAGGTTTTGCACGACTTCGTGCGTATGTTTGCCCTTTCCGTTGGCATGCATGACGATGACGCTGCCCTTTCGGACTGATCGCTTCATTCGGTCTTCGATCTGGATTGCCGTAATCGTCGGATCTGGATCGCCGGACACCACATTCCAGAGAATGAATCGAAGGCCAAGGGACCGCACCATATTGACCGTGTCGTCGTTGAATTCCCCATAGGGAGGGCGAAACAGGGTCGCGTCATGATGGTATTTGGTTTTGAGCAGACGAACCGGACCGAGGATTTCTTGTTTCTGTTCGTCCACGGAATGGAGCGGCAGATGGGCATGGATTTCTCCGTGGGTGCCGATTTCAAAGAAGGGGATCTGGAGGAGGGCTTGTACTTGCTGGTCGTGCTTCGCCATCCACTTCCCCGACATGAAGAAGGTGGCAGGGATCTTCTGCTCGATCAAATAATCGATTAAGTTCTGATCGTAACCTGTCCCTTTCTGTACCGGGCAGAGGTCGAACGTCAGGGCCACTCCGGGACAGGAGGAGGGCCCAGATTTGATCACCTGGGCCTGCGCGAAGGGCGGCAGTGCCGGGGTCAGCAGCATTGCGAGGGTCAGGCACAACATGGCGGGCGAGTAGCGCGGGTGCATGGTGGCAAGTATACCTGATCCAGCAGGCGATGCCGAGTTGACGCTCGAAATCTCCCGCTGTTACGGTGGACATATGACGTTATCCAATTGGAAGATCGGTCGTGCGCTCGGTATCCCGATTCACGTACATGCGTCCTGGTTTGTCGTGTTCTTCTTTGTCACCTGGTCCCTGGCGACAGGCTATCTACCGGAGACCTTACCTGGTCTGTCGGCCCCACGCTATTGGGGGATGGGTGGTATTGCCGCGCTCTTGCTGTTTCTCTCCGTCCTGTTGCATGAACTGGGACATTCCTATGTGGCGCTGCGCTATCAGATCCCGATCAGGCAGATCACCCTGTTCATCTTCGGCGGGATGGCGCATATGGGGAAAGAGCCGCCTACTCCGCGGGCGGAGTTTTTGATCGCGATGGCGGGGCCGCTGGTGAGCTTGATTCTGGGGGTCGGCTGTCTCGGCGGAGCCATGGCGACGGATGCGTTGTTTGCAGGATCAGGGCTGCAAGGACTTGTCGTCCTGGGAGGGTTGCTCGGCATGGTCAATGTGCAGCTCGGACTGTTCAATTTGATCCCCGGGTTCCCGTTAGATGGCGGACGGGTCTTACGTGCAGGGCTGTGGGCCTGGAGCAAGGATTTTGATCGAGCGACCGGCCAGGCCGCGTTGACGGGAATCGGATTCGGTGTGGCGATTGGGTTGATCGGCGCGGTCTTGATGGTGGGGACTTGGTTCGGCGCCTGGGAAGATTCCATCGCGACAGACGGGGGCTGGCTCATCTTCATCGGTGCCTTCCTTTTTTCGGCGGCGCTGGCCAGCAGACGGCAAGCCACGATACGGGTTTCGTTATCGTCGGTGAGGATTCGTCAGGTGATGGTGCACCCGGTGGTGCAGGTGCCACCGGACATGACGTTGCAGGATGCGGTCGATCAGTACTTCGTCGCGCATGGATTTAGTGGGTTCCCAGTCTGTGAGGAGGGGCAGGTGCTCGGGGTGGTTACTGTGGGGGATGTGCAGGCTGTTTCGACGGCATTGTGGCCATGGCGCCGCGTGCGCGACATCATGAGTCCCGTGTCGCCATCGTTCTGTATTCCTCCGGACTGGTCGGTCATGCAGGCGATGGAGCGGATGGCTCAGGGCGGGTGGGATCGTCTTGTGGTGATGGAGCATGGAGCGATCGTGGGGCTCATCACCCGATCGGCCATCGCACAGTTTCTGGAACTGCATCGGGCGTAAGACGTGAGACGTGAAGGGTGCGCGCCAAAGGGTGATGCGATGATCAGTCCTGTGCGCGGGCGATGGAAATGTTCTGCGCGATGGAAATACGCAGGAGGTGGACCACGAGCAGGAATCCATAGACGACGCAGAAGAACTTAAAGGTGGCGCGGTAGAAGTCTGTCAACAGGATAGGAAGGCAGAGCGCAAAGAGCAGACTGGCGATGAGCGTCATGAAGGTCAAGCGCTTGCAGAACTCATGGGACGGTTCCCGCCCGATGGCTTTGAGTGCACGGGCATACCGCTCGGCTCGTTGTAGCCTGGCTGTCCGAAGAGTTGTCTCCCCGGGGCCCCAGTAGCGCAAGCGGACGTAGCCTGCCAGAATCAAGAGCCATGGTAAGGCCCACAGCGGCCAATAGGCTGTTCCTCCGTACGTTTCGCTGCTGATCAAGGTGGCGAAGGAGGGGGCATAGAGTAACCCCAGCACCAGCGGCAGGATGCGCTCATCGTTCGGACGTTCGCCATCCGGTCCCCCGTGTATCAGCTCCCGTTCAAAGAGTGGGTAGCCATACTTCAGCACAACGAGCGCGATGGCGGCGCTCATGGTCTTGTCCGGAACATACCGGATAAAGTTCTGGAACCAGTTGACGATCCACCAACTCAGGCTTTCACCCCAGGTAAATCCGAAGATGGATTCAAGGTAGAGATGTGCGGTCTGTTCCCATTGGAGCACGCGCTGGCTCACGGACTCGGCGACCTCAGGATTCAAGGCAAAGGTCGTTTGTTCATGGAGCGCGGCTTGGACGAAGGTTCCCGGCAGACTCATGACGATCGCACCACCGACTCCGAAGATATAGAGGAACCAGGCATGGGAGAAGGCGGAGCTGCGTCCGGTGCGAAGATATTTCTGAAAGCCTGTCTGCCTGGCCATCCAGCCCCAATAACATGCGCCGACGATGTTCACGAGCGACCAGGGGAAAATCACCACATCCGCTCCGGTTTCCGGGTAGAGCAGCCAATTCACGACGGAATTCGAGAGGAGCGCGGCGATGGCTCCCCACCAGGGACCCAAGAGGAACGCCACCAGCGCCGTTCCCGTCATGTCGAGAAAGAGAATACTCTCCAGATGGCGGCTCAACGTGAGCCCGACATAATTGAGGAGCAGGCCGGCTGCGACGATGACGCCGGTTTCGTACAACAGAAGATAGGAGGTCCCTCGAAAGGGTTTGGACGAAAAGAAATCGATCGAGGGAGAGGCGCTGGCGGCGGGACGTTCGGTTGGCGACGGTGATTTCTGTTCTTTCTTCCCTATAAACCGGCTGCTGATATCCAGCAATTTCTCCATCACGGTCAACATGGCCGCGACAAAGCCCGCGATGGTGCCACCGAGCATGAGCATGTCTTTGCCGAAGTCTTCTGGCATGGAGCGGCTCCCGTATTGTACCGGTAGTCATTCTAGCCATCAAGGGAAACCTCCGCCAGGAAAAGTCCAGAAGCTGACAGGCCGATCTGGGTGATCTCGTGTATCTGGTTTTTCCTGTTCACCCAAACATGCAAGACAAACCAAAAAACCAGAGCAACCTGCGATTGGTTTTAGACGGGGGGACCATCCGGCAGGGCTTGCTCTGAATGAGATGTTTTCAAGGCAGTGGACGACAGCACCAGCGCCTGTTGCTGGAGGTGGTGGGCGACTTCGGCGCCGATCAGTAAGAGCGCTGCAGAGTAATAGACCCAGAGGAGCAATAGAATGACTTCCAAGAGAGATCCGTAGAGGTGCGCGTAGAGGGTGGCATAGGTGCCATAGGTCACGAACAACAGTTTGGCCGAAACCCAGAGCATACTGAACGTCAGAGCCCCGATCATGGCCTCACGCCATTGCGGCCGTCGCCGGGGCACGAGTCGGTAGAGGCCTGTGACGGTCAGGAAGGCCAGCCCGAAGGGAAGGGTATAGGTGAGGAATAGATCGTGGGCTGCGAGGGCCAGAAGGTCCAGCCCCCAGAGTTTTGGCGCGTATCCCGTTAAGAAGTTGACGGTTTGAGTGGCGACATAGGAAAGAATCAGCACGAGCCCGGTCACACCGAGGGACGCTACCGCGATGGCCGTCGAGATGAGGGGATGGCGGCGCCAGGCGCTTTCGAAGACGACGTTCAACGCATAGTCGAGTTCATAGAATACCAATGCGCCGAACCAGGCGACGGCCAGAAACACGGCCCATCGGACGGTTTCAAGGCCGCTCACCCGATGCAATTCATCTGCGACATGTTCGCCCAGTGAAGGAAGGAAGCCCTTGAGGAAACTGAGGAGCACCTGTTCCCCGATCACGTCCTGACTCACCACAAAACTCAGGGCGTAGAGCAGGAGAAAGACGAGAGGGAAGAGCGAGAGCAGGGAGAAGAACGCGAGAGATGCAGCCAGACTGGCACAGCCATGGCGTTGAAACGATCGGAGCAGGTCTCGGAGAAAACGAAAGGGCTGCATAGGTGTACTGCGTGATGGGCTTGTCGCAAGCGTAGCACGAGTGGCTCTCTTGCGCACCTGTTTCGCTCGCATTGTTCACGTTGGATTCCACGGTATTCGCCAACGGTCTAGCGAAGGATATCGGGCCAGTAGGATGCTCAAAAAGACTGTCCAGCAAGGCCGCAGCGAGTGAAGACCGGAGGCGTACCCCCTGGGGCGCACGGTGCGACGAATAAGGAGCACCAAGTCTGTGCGCGCCGCCGAGTGGTGAGGCGGCCGGGTCCCCGTTGAGGATCTGAACGATGCGAGAACGACGCTGGCAGGATTTTTCAGCATCCTGCCAGAGGATTATTTGAGCGTCAGGACTGATTGTAGCGCAAAGCTGACGAGAGGGTTGGGGAAGAGGCCGAAGAGAATGACGCCGGCAACGGCGCAGGCTAACACGAAGGAGAGGGCCGGCGACGTCACGAGACGTGGCGCAACCGCAGCGGGATCGGGCTCGCGCATATACATCACCATCACGACCCGCATGTAGTAGTACGCCGATACGGCGGCAAAGAGCAGGGCGATGGCGGCGAGCCAGGCCAAGCCTGCGTCGACTGCCGCCATGAAGACATAGAACTTTCCGATGAAACCGGCGGTCGGCGGAATGCCCGCGAGTGAGACCATGAAGACCAGCATGAGAAAGGCCGCGAGCGGTTGGCGCTTTGCGAGGCCCGTGAAATCCTCAATCTCTTCGCCCTCGCGCTCACCCTTCCGGAGCATGCCGATCACCGCGAAGGCTCCGAGCGTCATGAACGAATAGAGGGCGAGATAGATCATGACGCTGGCCAGGCCTGGCGTGGATCCCGACGGGCCGACGGCGCGGCCTGCCGCCACAAAGCCGATCAAGGCGTAGCCTGCATGGGCGATGCTGGAATAGGCCAACATCCGTTTGATGTTGGTTTGCACGATGGCCACGACATTTCCGAGCACCAGGGTGACAAGGGCGATGAGCAGGAACAGGAGCGACCAGTCGGCCTTGAGTCCGCCAAGGCCTTCCACGAAGACACGCATGAAGGCGGCAAAGCTGGCCGCTTTTGCCGCTACTGCCATAAAGGCCGTCACAGAGGTCGGCGCTCCTTGATAGACATCGGGCGTCCACATATGGAACGGCACGGCGGCGAGCTTAAAGCTGAAGCCCACAGCCACGAGAATCGTGGCGATCAGCACGAGGGGGTCGTTGGCCCCGTGCGTGCCGATGGCGATGGCGATCGAGGCCAATTTGGAGCTGCCGGCCATCCCGTAGAGCAAGGAGATGCCGTACAAGAGAATCCCTGAGGAGAAGGCACCGAGGACGAAGTATTTGGCGGCAGCCTCCAGCGAACGGGGTTTCGATCGATTGAGCCCGGTCATGACGTAGAGCGAGAGCGACATGAGTTCGGTGCCGAGATACATCGTGAGCAAGTCGGCGCTTGAGACCATGACCATCATGCCGGACAAGGCGAGGAGGATGAACCCGTAGTACTCGCCCAGGTGGATGTGTTCGGCCTTCAGATACGGCAGCGACATCAAGATCGTCAGGCCGGTCACGCCATAGAGCAGGACCTTCCAGAATCTGGCATAGGCATCGATCACCGCCAGATCACTAAAGGCAGAGACCCGGACATTTAACGTGGCAATTTGTCCGCCGGTGAGCCCAAGGCAGAGGGCGAGGGCGCCCAGGCTCAGCCAGGCCAGGAGATCCCGCCGCGAGGCCGGTGTGATGGGGTCCAGTGCGATGACAAGACAGGCCGTCGCAACGACAATGAGCTCAGGAAGCAGGGCTAAGAGGTCGGTGCCGTAGAGGTTCATCGCGAGATCCCTTCAGTCGTCAGCGGCTGTCCACCGTCTGCCAACAGCGGCGAGGCTCCTCCGGCAGAGAGTTGGGTCGTCGGTGCCACCTTCGCTCGGGACATGGAGGCGATCATGCCGTTCACGCTTTGATGCATCCGGCTCACGAGCGGATTCGGAAAGAATCCGATCCAAAAGACCAACAGAGCCAACGGCACCAGCGTGGCGAGCTCTCGCCGGTTGAGGTCCTTCAGCTTCGGGAGTTGGTGCGGGAGCGGGACGCCAAAGACGACTCGCTGAATCATCCAGAGAATATAGGCGGCGGCGAGGATGATGCCCAACGAGGCAAAGGCGGTGGCAACTTTGCTCCAGAGGAAGGTGCCGACGAGCACGAGGAACTCTCCGACAAAACTATTGGTGCCGGGGAGGCCGAGTGACGACAAGGCGAAAATCACCAACAAGGTGGCATATTGCGGCATCGGTGACGCCAGGCCGACATTGTCGGCGATCAATCGGCTGTGGGTGCGCTCATAGATCATGCCGACGCAGAGGAACAGCGCGCCGGTCGTAATCCCATGGTTCACCATTTGGAGCACGGCTCCTTCGATGCCCTGTTGGTTCAAGACAAAGATCCCGAGGGTCACGAACCCCATGTGGCTCACACTTGAATAGGCGATCAGCTTCTTGAGATCCACCTGGGCCAGCGCCATATAGGCGCCATAGATGATCGCGACGATGGAGAGGGCGACCATCATGGGCATGAAGGAACGGCTGGCGTCCGGCAGCATCGGCAAACTGAATCGCAGAAATCCATAGGTGCCCATTTTCAGCAAAATGCTGGCGAGGATGACGCTGCCGGCTGTCGGGGCTTCAACGTGGGCGTCCGGGAGCCAGGTGTGAAATGGGAACATGGGGACTTTGACCGCGAAAGCGGCGAAGAAGGCCAGGAAGAGCCACATTTGCAGCGACGCCGGGTAGGTCCCTTGGCTCAACGCGAGGATGTCGAACGTATGTCCTCCATAAAAGTAGAGGGCGAAGATGGCGACCAATAACAGCACGCTCCCCGCAAGGGTATAGAGAAAGAACTTGATGGCCGCATAGAGCCGATTCGGTCCTCCCCAGACACCGATGAGGAGATACATCGGAATCAACATGGCTTCCCAGAAGATATAGAACAAGACGAAGTCTAAGGCGACGAATACCCCGAGCATGGCTGTCTCCATGATCAGTAGCATGGCCATGAAGCCCTGCACTCTTATCGTGATCGCAGTCCAGGAGGCCAGGACGCACAGGGGCATAATCGCAACGGTCATCAAGACCAGCGGAAGGCTGATTCCATCGAGGCCCAGGCTGTAGTAAATGGGGGGCGCGGTAATCCAGGCGATATGTTCGGTGAACTGCATCTGGCTCGATTGAGGATCGAAGAGCCACCAGAGCGGGAGCGCGATACAGAGGTCTGCCAAGGTCGCGGCCAGCGCAATCCAGCGAGCGGTCGATTCCGTCACGACATACATCGCGGCAGCTCCCACAAGGGGGAGGACGAGGAGGAGTGAGAGCCAGGGAAATCCGCCGCTATGCATACAACCTCAGAACATCAAAAAGACGGTCAGGATCACCACGACCCCGAGCGCCATACCGAGCGCATAATGTTGCGTCTGTCCGCTTTGTGTGAGCCTCAAGATCCAGCCGCTCCAGGCGATCGCACGGGCCACACCATTCACCGCGCCATCGATCACGGCGACATCGACACGTTTCCACAGTTCGGTGGCGGCAGAAAAGGTGGGGCGGACGATCGTCCGATCGTAGGCCTCATCGACATACCATTTGTTCAGTGAGCCGCGATAGAGCGATTGCCACCGCCTGGCGAATTGATCGGGGAGTGACGGGTGGAGGACGTAGACATAATAGGCGGCGGCGATCCCGAGTAAGCCCATACTCGTGGCTGCGATCGTGATGGCGATGGCGGCTCCCCCCTCGTGCGTCGCGCCGCCAGTGCCGGTCTCAAACATCGGCCCGAGAAACTCTGGAATGCCGAGATACCCTGTGGCGATGCTCAGTAAGGCGAGGACGATGAGCGGTATGGTCATGGTCTGCGAGGGTTCATGGATATGGCCTGCGTGATGAGGGTCGACATGCGAAGGGCCCCAAAACGTGACGAAGACCAGCCGGAAGCTGTAGAACGCCGTCATCAGCGCCGTAATGAGTCCGAGCACGGTGAGGAACTGACCGAGGGGGCCGGCGGACCAGGTCGCAATCAACAGCTCGTCTTTGCTGAAGGACCCTGATGTCAGCGGGAAGCCAGACAGTGCAAGCGAGCCCACCACGAAGGTCCAATAGGTCACCGGCAATTTATCTTTCAAGCCGCCCATGCGCCGCATGTCCTGCTCGTGATGCAGGGCGATAATGACCGACCCGCAACCGAGAAAGAGGAGGGCCTTGAAGGCCCCGTGGGTCAGGAGATGGTACATACCTGAGGCATAGGCGCCGAGACCGCAGGCCATGATCATGTAGCCAAGTTGACTGACCGTCGAATAGGCCACGACGCGTTTGATGTCGGTCTGGGTCATGGCGATCGTGGCACCGACGACCATGGTCAACCCGCCGGTGAGCGCCACGACCACCATGGCGGCGGGAGACAAATTATAGAGCGGAGCCAAGCGCGCCACCATGAAGACACCGGCCGTAACCATCGTCGCGGCATGAATGAGGGCCGAGATGGGGGTGGGGCCTTCCATCGCATCCGGCAGCCAGACGTGGAGCGGCACTTGAGCGGATTTGCCGATGGCGCCGGTGAAGAGGAGGAGACAGATGAGTGTCAAGACGGAGACATCCCAGGTTCCACCAAACGGCCCGAGGATATTGATGACGCTTCCCACAGACTCGTGGGCGACGGCAAATATTTCAGAATAGTCGAGCGATCCGAAGCTGTACCAGACTAAGAGCAGGCCGAGCATGAAGCCGAAATCGCCGACGCGGTTGACGATGAAGGCTTTGGTGGCGGCGGCGCAGGCAGCCGGACGATCGTACCAATGGCCGATGAGCAGGTAGGAGCAGAGCCCGACCGCTTCCCAGAAGATGAAGAGTTGCAGCAGGTTGTCCGCCATGACCAACATCAACATCGAGAAGGTAAAGAGGGCAATATAGCTGAAGAAGCGGGCATAGCCTGGATCTCGATCCATGTACCCGATGGTATAGATGTGGACGAGTGAACTGACGGTCGTGACCAGGAGCAACATCACGGCGGTCAGCCGGTCGATGGAGAAGCCGATGTGAATATCGAGCGCGCCAGAGGTCAGCCAGGTGTAGAGGGGGAAGCTGGTCTGATGTCCACCTGCCACATCGAAAAAGACCAGGAGCGAGAGCAGCCACGACACGACGACAGCAGGGACGGCGACGAGATGGGCCTGGTCCTTAATCCAAGGTCCGAAAAGTCCGAGGATCAGGAACGACGCTAATGGAAGCAGCGGAATGAGTTCGTACGTCATCGAAAATCGTCTCTCGTCGTTCGTCGCTCGTGAAACGGCACAAGCGCGAAGTGCCGCAATACGCACAATCCGTCAATTCCGAGCGACGCGTCACGTTTCACGAAAGACGGTTCTTTTACCATTTCAGTAACTGAAATTCGTCGATGTTGATCGTGGATTTGGCTCGATATAAGGCGATGATAATCGCCAATCCGACTGCCACTTCTGCCGCCGCGACGGTCAGGGCGAAGAAGACGAAGACCTGCCCTCCCACATCGTGGAAGTACTGCGAAAAGGCGACGAAGTTGATATTCGTCGCATTTAACATCAATTCAACCGACAGCAAGATAATGATGATGTTCCGGCGAAGAAGCACGCCGGTGACTCCCGTCAGAAATACGATGCCGCTCAGCACGAGATAGTAGGACAACGGGATCGTCATGATGCCGCAGGCTCCTCAGGGTCTTTCTTGGCCAGGATGATGGCGCCGATCATCGCGACGAGCAAAATCAAGGACGCCACCTCAAAGGGAAAGAGATAGGTGGTGTAGAGCACGTCGCCAATCGCTTCGGTATTACCGGCTTCCCCGACGGTCGTTTCCGTGCCGGTTGCCACGGTCGGGGCCGTCCAGCC
It encodes:
- the nuoK gene encoding NADH-quinone oxidoreductase subunit NuoK, which codes for MTIPLSYYLVLSGIVFLTGVTGVLLRRNIIIILLSVELMLNATNINFVAFSQYFHDVGGQVFVFFALTVAAAEVAVGLAIIIALYRAKSTINIDEFQLLKW